A window from Deltaproteobacteria bacterium encodes these proteins:
- a CDS encoding sigma-54-dependent Fis family transcriptional regulator, whose amino-acid sequence MLRRKHYDFVFADIEILREKLAGNGYKTVLQPFWLASSGVEIIVMAPQEMIREAVMAVKAGASNYLTYPLNPDEVKFVTDSIYESVVMQSEFEYLRDKFWEKDSLEAAQTRSPLMKKVFEKLKMVSSTKSTVLLSGETGTGKGVLARLIHSHSNRSEGPFIGLHCGAIPDTLLESELFGHEKGAFTGAVKRQMGKFEIAKGGTIFLDEIATITPPAQIKLLQVLQDEVFQRVGGEEVIEADVRVIAATNTDLKYMTDVGQFRRDLYYRLNVFPIEIPPLRERPEDIPLFIDIFLKKLNKFSTKEIYGVHPDVIKAFRKYSWPGNIRELQNLIERAYIIEESSVLTPESFPSELFADDLCVGGVMVDTSLTLRELRQSGIEQLERLYVKDLLREKKGSIKDTAAAAGITTRHLFKLMKKYDLHKEDFKSKGG is encoded by the coding sequence ATGCTCCGCAGGAAGCACTACGATTTTGTCTTTGCGGACATTGAGATCCTTCGAGAAAAACTGGCGGGAAATGGATACAAGACAGTCCTCCAGCCCTTCTGGCTCGCTTCTTCAGGCGTGGAGATCATCGTCATGGCCCCCCAGGAAATGATCAGGGAGGCCGTCATGGCCGTCAAGGCCGGCGCCAGCAACTATCTGACCTATCCCCTGAATCCCGATGAAGTGAAGTTCGTCACCGACAGCATCTATGAATCGGTCGTCATGCAGTCGGAATTCGAATACCTGCGCGACAAGTTCTGGGAGAAAGATTCACTCGAAGCGGCTCAGACCCGGAGCCCCCTCATGAAGAAGGTCTTCGAAAAGCTGAAAATGGTATCCTCCACGAAAAGCACCGTTCTCCTCAGTGGTGAAACGGGAACGGGTAAGGGGGTCCTTGCCCGCCTGATACACAGCCACAGTAACCGCAGTGAGGGGCCGTTCATCGGCCTGCACTGCGGCGCCATTCCGGATACACTGCTGGAAAGCGAGCTTTTCGGTCACGAGAAGGGGGCCTTCACGGGTGCCGTGAAGCGACAGATGGGAAAATTCGAGATTGCCAAGGGTGGGACCATCTTTCTTGATGAGATCGCCACGATAACACCGCCGGCCCAGATCAAACTGCTTCAGGTTCTCCAGGACGAAGTGTTCCAGCGTGTCGGTGGCGAGGAGGTCATCGAGGCCGATGTGCGGGTCATCGCCGCGACCAACACGGACCTGAAATACATGACCGATGTCGGCCAGTTCAGAAGGGACCTGTATTATCGTCTGAACGTGTTCCCCATAGAGATCCCGCCTCTGCGGGAGCGTCCCGAGGACATTCCCCTCTTTATCGATATCTTTCTGAAGAAGCTGAACAAGTTTTCCACCAAGGAGATATACGGCGTCCATCCCGATGTCATCAAGGCATTTCGGAAATACTCATGGCCGGGCAACATAAGGGAACTTCAGAACCTGATCGAACGGGCCTATATCATAGAGGAATCATCCGTGTTGACACCTGAGAGCTTCCCCTCGGAACTCTTTGCGGATGATCTCTGTGTCGGGGGCGTGATGGTCGATACATCACTGACCCTGCGCGAGTTGCGCCAGTCGGGAATAGAGCAGCTTGAGCGGCTCTACGTGAAAGACCTCCTCAGGGAGAAGAAGGGCAGTATAAAAGATACGGCCGCCGCCGCGGGGATCACCACCCGCCACCTCTTCAAGCTGATGAAAAAATACGACCTCCACAAGGAAGACTTTAAAAGCAAAGGCGGTTGA